A stretch of the Lolium perenne isolate Kyuss_39 chromosome 3, Kyuss_2.0, whole genome shotgun sequence genome encodes the following:
- the LOC127321483 gene encoding uncharacterized protein, translating into MNRRQWMYVDRRLPEFTSGLKEFIRVAQENPQADGFMCCPCVDCRNLKQYPEWQVIHSHLLWKGFMPSYNCWTKHGERGVMMEDDDEEEEDDDMYPNYGDTATGHDEDEDAGGGEDEEASDEPVDDDLRRAIADAHRDAETENEKRKLKGMLDDHKKKLYPNCEDGNTKLGATLELLQWKAEAGICDKPFEKLLKIMKRRFPKDNELPDSTYEAKKVLCPLGLEVLKIHACINDCILYRAEYENLEKCPVCTALRYKIRRDDPGDVEGEPPRKRVPAKVMWYAPIIPRLKRLFRNKEHARLLRWHKEDRKKDEMLRHPADGSQWRTIDREFPDFADDARNLRFGLSTDGMNPFGEQSCSHSTCPVTLCIYNLPPWLCMKRKFIMMPVLIQGPKQPGNDIDVYLRPLFEELLQLWSKPGVHAWDEYKQESFNLRALLFVTINDWPALSNLSGQTNKGYNACTHCLDETEGAYLNKCKKVVYLGHRRFLPKRHPVRKKGNPFGAGAAQDPVGAVERF; encoded by the exons atgaaccggcggcaatggatgtacgttgaccgacgtctacccgagttcacttcgggcctgaaagaatttatccgtgtggctcaggaaaacccacaggcggatggttttatgtgttgtccatgtgttgattgccggaacttgaagcaataccctgaatggcaagtcattcactcccacctgctttggaaaggtttcatgcccagctataattgttggaccaagcatggagaaagaggggttatgatggaagacgacgacgaagaagaagaggatgatgatatgtaccctaactacggtgatactgcaacagggcatgatgaagatgaagatgcaggaggaggtgaagatgaagaggcatcagatgagcccgttgatgatgatcttcgtcgggccatcgctgatgcacacagagatgcagaaacagaaaacgagaagcgaaagttaaagggcatgttagatgatcacaaaaagaagttatacccaaattgcgaagatggcaacacaaagctcggtgccaccctggagttgctgcaatggaaggcagaggctggtatatgtgacaagccatttgagaagttactgaaaataatgaagaggaggtttccaaaggataacgaattgcctgacagtacgtacgaagcaaagaaggttctctgccctctaggattagaggtgctgaagatacatgcatgcattaatgactgcatcctctaccgcgctgagtacgaaaatttggaaaaatgcccggtatgcactgcacttcggtataagatcaggcgagatgaccctggtgatgttgagggcgagccccctaggaagagggttcctgccaaggttatgtggtatgctcctataataccacggttgaaacgtctgttcagaaataaagagcatgccaggttgttgcgatggcacaaagaagaccgtaagaaagacgagatgctgagacaccccgctgatgggtcgcagtggaggacaatcgatagagagttcccggactttgcagatgacgcgaggaacttaaggtttggcctaagtacagatggaatgaatccttttggggagcagagctgcagtcatagcacctgccctgtaactctatgtatctataaccttccgccttggttgtgcatgaagcggaagttcattatgatgccagtgctcatccaaggcccaaagcaacccggcaacgatattgatgtgtacctacggccattatttgaagaactcttacagttgtggagcaaaccaggtgtacatgcatgggatgagtacaaacaggagtcatttaacctacgagcgttgcttttcgtgaccatcaatgattggcctgctcttagtaacctttcaggacagacaaacaagggatacaatgcatgcacgcactgcttagatgagaccgaaggtgcctatttgaataaatgtaagaaggttgtgtacctggggcatcgtcgatttcttccaaagaggcaccccgtcagaaagaaaggcaatcctttcggag ccggcgcggctcaggacccggtcggcgccgttgAGAGGTTCTAG
- the LOC139837790 gene encoding salt stress-induced protein-like — translation MKVGPWGPQGGQPQDINKASKPQSLVSITICSSESEDGRIFGFSFVYKDQNRKPLPVGPWGKIDPEHNISKINMDPDEYLVQVFGTTDGTGITSLKLVTNKQPYGPYGYPAGAAFVVTLQPNNGEVVAFFGCSGNTLTALGVYVLGKNGLPVKIGPWGGSGQPVDITTPIKLKQVSVYSTQKIGERIKGFSFVYVDQHVKPTSAGPWGTVKGHENLPNVHGPYGYPSGTAFSVPLPNDRDDNGAMVGFFGHSGESLMALGIYVGLVSNEP, via the exons ATGAAGGTTGGTCCATGGGGTCCGCAGGGTGGACAACCTCAAGACATCAATAAAGCAAGCAAGCCCCAATCCCTGGTGAGCATCACCATCTGTAGCTCCGAGTCCGAGGATGGCCGTATCTTTGGCTTCTCCTTCGTCTACAAGGACCAGAATAGGAAGCCCCTCCCTGTCGGCCCCTGGGGCAAGATTGACCCGGAACACAACATCAGTAAAATCAACATGGATCCCGACGAGTACCTCGTCCAGGTGTTTGGCACCACTGACGGCACCGGCATCACCTCGCTCAAGCTGGTCACCAACAAGCAGCCGTACGGGCCGTATGGCTACCCGGCAGGGGCCGCCTTCGTGGTGACGTTGCAGCCGAACAATGGCGAGGTGGTTGCCTTCTTCGGCTGCTCCGGCAACACCCTCACGGCGCTCGGCGTCTACGTGCTGGGGAAGAATGGTTTACCGGTCAAGATCGGTCCGTGGGGAGGATCCGGCCAACCCGTGGACATCACCACGCCGATCAAGCTTAAGCAGGTCAGCGTCTACAGCACACAGAAAATAGGAGAGCGCATCAAAGGCTTCTCCTTCGTCTACGTCGACCAGCATGTCAAGCCCACATCTGCCGGCCCCTGGGGCACGGTCAAAGGACATGAGAATCTGCCG AATGTGCACGGCCCGTACGGGTACCCCTCGGGGACTGCCTTTAGCGTGCCGCTGCCGAACGACCGCGATGACAACGGCGCCATGGTCGGCTTCTTCGGCCACTCTGGGGAGAGCCTCATGGCCCTCGGCATCTACGTCGGGCTCGTGTCCAACGAACCATGA